A region from the Benincasa hispida cultivar B227 chromosome 10, ASM972705v1, whole genome shotgun sequence genome encodes:
- the LOC120088478 gene encoding tRNA-dihydrouridine(16/17) synthase [NAD(P)(+)]-like, which translates to MRSPYNSHLHFKTIFSFRSSLMASSFTQTLKPDLPQDLDDRLCSDPQNQQQQECSSFTKSNDSTLLLASPSGYLCGESRIERAWAHWRKLGRPKLIVAPMVDNSELPFRLLCRKYGAEAAYTPMLHSRIFTENEKYRNMEFTTCQEDRPLFVQFCANDPDVLLEAARRVEPYCDYVDLNLGCPQRIARRGNYGAFLMDNLPLVKAIVEKLASNLQVPVSCKIRIFSNLQDTINYARMLEDAGCSLLAVHGRTRDEKDGKKFRANWSAISAVKNAVRVPVLANGNIRHMEDVYNCLQETGVEGVLSAETLLENPALFAGFRTAEWIKGHEENTRDGNLDQADLLVDYLKFCEKYPVPWRMIRSHVHKLLGDWFKIHPHIREDFNAQSKLTFEFLYNMVERLRELQVKIPLYIKDSHASAIASNA; encoded by the exons ATGAGATCCCCTTACAACTCTCACCTTCATTTCAAAACTATATTCTCTTTCCGTAGCTCTCTCATGGCTTCCTCTTTCACACAAACCCTTAAACCAGATTTACCTCAAGACCTAGATGACCGTCTCTGCTCCGATCCACAGAATCAGCAACAACAGGAATGCTCGTCTTTTACCAAATCCAATGACTCGACACTTCTCTTGGCTTCTCCGAGTGGATATTTGTGTGGCGAGTCGCGCATTGAGCGAGCCTGGGCTCATTGGAGGAAACTCGGTCGGCCGAAGTTGATTGTAGCTCCGATGGTTGATAATTCGGAGCTACCGTTTCGTTTGCTCTGCAGGAAATATGGTGCTGAGGCGGCGTATACACCTATGCTCCATTCACGGATTTTTACCGAGAACGAGAAGTATCGGAACATGGAATTTACCACTTGTCAG GAGGACCGTCCGTTGTTTGTTCAATTTTGTGCCAatgatcccgatgttttgttGGAAGCTGCTAGAAGAGTCGAGCCATATTGTGATTACGTCGACCTTAACCTTGG GTGTCCTCAACGTATTGCTAGGCGAGGAAATTATGGGGCATTTTTAATGGATAACTTACCTCTTGTTAAAGCAATAGTAGAGAAACTGGCTTCCAATCTTCAAGTTCCTGTATCATGCAAAATCCGAATCTTCTCAAATCTTCAGGATACAATTAATTATGCAAGAATGTTAGAGGATGCCGGTTGCTCTCTTTTAGCTGTCCATGGCCGGACAAGAGATGAAAAAGATGGTAAGAAATTCCGAGCTAATTGGAGTGCCATAAGTGCTGTTAAAAACGCTGTACGAGTTCCGGTTCTTGCCAACGGGAATATAAGGCACATGGAAGATGTTTACAACTGTTTGCAAGAAACTGGGGTCGAGGGTGTGCTTTCAGCAGAAACCCTTCTGGAGAATCCTGCACTTTTCGCTGGGTTTCGAACTGCTGAATGGATAAAGGGCCATGAAGAAAATACCCGGGACGGTAACCTGGATCAAGCTGATCTTCTTGTGGACTACTtgaaattttgtgaaaaatacCCAGTCCCATGGAGAATGATCCGTTCGCACGTACACAAGTTATTGGGAGATTGGTTCAAGATTCATCCACACATTAGAGAAGACTTCAATGCACAATCCAAGCTCACCTTTGAATTTCTTTACAATATGGTGGAGCGGCTGAGAGAGTTGCAGGTAAAAATTCCTCTTTATATCAAGGATTCTCATGCATCTGCAATTGCATCCAATGCTTGA